ATGTGTTCGACAATGATGATGCTCTGAGTCTTGATAGGGGGTTAATAACGCTGCGTAAAGTtctttttacaacaaataaatatatcaagtttacataaatatttctgtaaagaacttaattaataattgttataaatatcaatttaatttaaaaatcatttcttctttaaattgccattgtaaaataaataatgttcaaaATGCATAGTTTTATGTACACTTAACCCACACTTTGattatcgactgcatgtagacaacacatgatttaaactacatgtaaacattgagttttatctgAGCTCAAGGATGTATGACAAACAACACGATCTATGACATagccctggttcatcaactatCTGCTCAGACACTGTCCTCAATGTGCACATGTCCAAACATAAATTATACATCAACTATCTATACACAGATCTGCACAACAAATTAtgtgaaaaatgttttaagattACTTTAGTTTTTGTAAGCAAAGCtatgataaaacaaaagaaaagggTGATGATAagaaatgttttattgattgaaacattttgtcCGGTttacaattgtaattgataattattagttatACAGATAATTGGTATACATATATGGTTATTATACACAAAAGAGAACttcaaactataaaaatgatatttgttagCAAAACTGTTATTAATTGACTGCTTTAGGTAATTCTGCAACTTGATCatcatatttacaaataaataaaatgaagaacTCGTTTTTCCATTCATGAACACTGCAACAAAACCACTAACAAAAGGAGATATATGCATCACGTTGCTCGCTTTTGAATTGTTAAtgcttaaataaaaaagaaaagaagcaGAGAACTTGAAATTATGATgagtgacatttagacaaggagTTTAATTTAGATCTTATGAATTCGAATACTAAATAATATCCTCACCAAATAATCTTTTTGTAGAAAACAGTAAATCATAAATCTATACAAAATGTGTCTAACGAGTCCTTAACTTTATTGCAAATGCAGGTTATCATTGAAAAATCATATGTCAAACCTTCAAAAGCACTTAACGAGGATCGTTCAACCAGAAAAGCAAGTGAATATTCTAAAACTGAAACTTTGAGATCCCAATATAAAAAAgctttataaaattgataatatattataaatcgATAGTcgatctttttctttcttttataagCGACTGTCGTGTTAAGTAAATCCTGTATTTACATGTGCATGCATTTCTTTCgtaaatattgttttcttttcttgcATTGGAGTTTTGTTAGGCCCAATAAGTGACAAAATAACagggagaaaaaaaattgcctggCCAAGACCAAACAAAATTACAAGAACCATTACTTTAAAGAAAGAAGTGAAAACGTAAGATTCAGAAAATGCGAGCATGATAATTCCAATCAATGATGACATGGCCCCATTAAATATTGGACCACCTGACAAAATGATTGCTTCACTTACCCGCTCATTTCTATTTTCCCCATCAACAGTTAAAAAAGCATGACATATATGTGCTGTGTAATCAACAGAAAATCCGACACTCATTATTAGATGAATCATAGTAATCGAACTTAAAGAAAGTCCCCAAATATGCATGAAACCGAAAATTCCCAACATTATGAATGCCATTGACAAGGTTACTAACAAAATGACTAATGCATTTGACAGGAATATACTAGTTACAATAAGAACAGCAACCACTGATATACCAACTGTCTGAAGTGTATTCGGAAGAACGGCGACATACTGCTCAAAATAGATGAAAGCAGGCGAGAAAGAAAATATTCCTAAGTTTGAATTTTCCGTTAATTTTCTTATCCGCAACATCAACTCTCCTTGCATATATGAGTCTTTGATATCATTTGTAACCATGTGAACTCTTGAATGTGAAATGGTACAGTTGTCGCTAAATATAACATCATTTGAGAACGATgaattcaaaatgtatttttttaaattcaagcaAAACGAGTGCTCAGATGAATTGTCATAAATATTTGACGATCTATATGAAATCATCcagttaatttcattttctgtaTTTATGCCCTGATCCTGTCTGATTTTAGTAAAAAGATCAGCAAATGGCTCTTGAGATTCGATCGATCCATAATTTACATGTGAGGGAAAAATGAAGGAAACGATAAATTGTGATGGAAAATGGTCATAATCCCAGATACTGTATGAATGGTAATATGATGATTTTGACACCAAATTACGGAGTAGAAGACCATGCTTTAAGTGAACAACTCCCCATATTGAGAATCCCAAATAAACCAAAAAGCCTACTATTACTAAAACTTTAAATGGAAACCATAAGACCAATTTAGGAAATGCAATTGAtggaaacttttgaaaaaaactttcTTGGTCGCTTCTCGAGGAAGGCGGGGATCCACCACAAcatgttgtttttaaacaactttCTCCTTCGCTATTCATTTCTTCCCTGCTTTTTGTTGTAAGGCATGTAATGCAATGTCTTTGAGCTGCAACTCTTCGTTCATGTATGCTCATACAACCAAGAAAAAAAGTCATCTGATTGACATAACACAGTAGCACGGCCAAACCTGAAATAGCAATTGTATGATTGACATCTTGCTTTATGACAGCAAACACACTCATATCTAAATATATTACCTGCGTATCCAGTTCAGtttgatgttttaatacaataaaatcTTTGTTTCTGCTAGACCTATTATAATCATGTTATTTTAGTACGTAACGTAACGTAAtgataacaattcaaaattagATGATGGATGTGTATTGACTGATTATTCAGTCTTatgtagcaataaacagttcggaaaaagtaaatttattgaaataggttttaccatccccttttcctTACTTTCAAATTAAACCTATCGTTTATGTCATAAATGTGCATGTGAATGttattatatgttaaaatatttgattttcagtaGCTAAAATGGTCGAACCAAATTTCTTGTTGGTGCATCcgtggcaacaatctgcatttgaatgttataaaatattgctaAACAAGGGGTTGTAAAGATGTCAcatgtttcacaaaaaaatgccCAAAAGTAGAATTTCTGATGGATTGATACCTGTTCTGAAACTGTTTACATACATCTCTCaagatatcaaataaaaaacttGTCTTCCATCtcatttgtttgtaaaattgcgtcggAAAATGTCGTgcgaaaaaaaagtgtttgtaaacactTCAATTATTTTTGGACTTGTTCTTGCTAAAAATACGgaaattcaaacagaaaaaaaaaccacaaaacatgtgaaaaaaatcttGTGGTTTTTTAAGAACTTTATTCGAGAGctgtttaaaaatgaattttattgcacaataatttaaatattcgAAAAAATCTACCATGGCCAAAATGAGAAACTACATTCCTAACCGTATATTTCTACCTTAGATACATGATTTGttaaaacctttgatttttcaacACACTATTCCACATATTAAACTTAAAGTTCGACTGAAAAAACTCGTCAGCTTctgtttcttttacaaaaaggGCACTAGACAGTCTAAATATCAAGTTTTGGGCTTGAATTCAGCTTACTTTTTAGAAAATCATAGAAAAACTATACCGACGAGGATATAACTGCCATGCTGGACTTTtcaattgacaacatattttttgagTTTTGAGGTTTGGTCTTCAAACAGACTATTGGAATCCCAATGGGTACCATTTGCGCTCCTATActtgcagatttgtttttgtattcctaTGAAGAAGAATTTATCCAAGGGATTGTAcagaaaggagaaaagaaattagcccagtcttttaatttcacctttcgatatattgatgatgtactgtcTCTTAATAACAATAGATTCAGTGATTACTTACGTTTAATAATGAAAGATACTACCAacacagataaatctgcttcatatttatACCTTTTCTCGAAATGACTGCTGATGGTAATTGATGgttaccaaaatttatgacaaacgctATGATTCtaattttcctatagtcaact
The genomic region above belongs to Mytilus trossulus isolate FHL-02 chromosome 7, PNRI_Mtr1.1.1.hap1, whole genome shotgun sequence and contains:
- the LOC134726219 gene encoding patched domain-containing protein 3-like translates to MAIVVMFLSNLFEERLAGTFHKYGQLIARNPVPAIMFAIMLNGLLGINILWMRSNSDLTVYTPSNSQAYKDSALVRDIFPDFTGTNFYEQSLLDLGRYGSIIIKSPNDGNVLNETFQSYINTIIKTVEEMSIEHEDQTYSYESLCALRNGTCVASYSVLFSDYFWKQVAVGNVTFPVFMTYDGKKEILDQTLGGVKTNADGLVVFVTALKINFYLRQDLHASNSLASNWEQKFIDTFQSFVSNEDNKNISIAFANSDSLGKELDANTGGDVSYFSLTFTLMITYASFVAAGGNCVSNTGHLGRAGVIASGLSILGAFGLGSALQVEFVNIVGVMPFLIIGIGVDDMFILMSGLASAPLGKSTEDRVGTTMQSSGVAITITSLTNVTAFAVGMLSSFQSVRNFCFYSGLAVLLCYVNQMTFFLGCMSIHERRVAAQRHCITCLTTKSREEMNSEGESCLKTTCCGGSPPSSRSDQESFFQKFPSIAFPKLVLWFPFKVLVIVGFLVYLGFSIWGVVHLKHGLLLRNLVSKSSYYHSYSIWDYDHFPSQFIVSFIFPSHVNYGSIESQEPFADLFTKIRQDQGINTENEINWMISYRSSNIYDNSSEHSFCLNLKKYILNSSFSNDVIFSDNCTISHSRVHMVTNDIKDSYMQGELMLRIRKLTENSNLGIFSFSPAFIYFEQYVAVLPNTLQTVGISVVAVLIVTSIFLSNALVILLVTLSMAFIMLGIFGFMHIWGLSLSSITMIHLIMSVGFSVDYTAHICHAFLTVDGENRNERVSEAIILSGGPIFNGAMSSLIGIIMLAFSESYVFTSFFKVMVLVILFGLGQAIFFLPVILSLIGPNKTPMQEKKTIFTKEMHAHVNTGFT